Proteins encoded within one genomic window of Pedobacter africanus:
- a CDS encoding vWA domain-containing protein produces the protein MRGFRFSDFKPDDLPKGGFEELLKLFTQLLNYTAGDAGETLAWMNELDKQYKFTNNEYGMGDFIEELKEKGYLQENPANGNLSITAKTEQTIRQSALEEIFGKLKKAGKGNHNSNISGIGEEKNADRREYTFGDSLDQIDMTASIHNAQINHGIGNFTLTERDLEVEEKDYKTLTSTVLMIDISHSMILYGEDRITPAKKVAMALAELINTRYPKDTLDIVVFGNDAWPITVKDLPYLQVGPYHTNTFAGLELATDLLRRRKTHNKQIFMITDGKPTCLKENGRYYKNSVGLDRKVISKTLNMAAQCKRLGIPITTFMIAKDPYLQQFVREFTQINGGRAFYSSLNGLGEYIFEDYIKNRRKTVR, from the coding sequence ATGAGAGGGTTCCGATTTTCTGATTTTAAACCTGACGACCTGCCAAAAGGCGGTTTTGAGGAATTGCTGAAGCTGTTTACCCAGTTGCTCAATTACACCGCAGGTGATGCCGGGGAAACCCTTGCCTGGATGAATGAGCTGGATAAGCAGTACAAGTTTACCAACAATGAGTATGGTATGGGCGATTTTATAGAGGAGCTGAAGGAAAAGGGCTACCTGCAGGAAAACCCTGCCAATGGCAACCTTAGCATAACTGCCAAAACAGAACAGACCATTCGCCAATCGGCGCTTGAAGAAATCTTTGGCAAGCTAAAAAAGGCAGGAAAAGGGAACCATAACAGCAACATTTCAGGAATCGGTGAGGAAAAAAATGCCGACAGAAGGGAATATACTTTTGGCGATAGCCTGGATCAGATAGACATGACCGCCTCTATACACAATGCCCAGATCAACCATGGCATTGGCAACTTTACCCTTACCGAGCGCGATCTGGAGGTAGAAGAAAAGGATTATAAAACCCTTACCTCTACCGTACTCATGATTGATATTTCCCATTCTATGATCCTGTATGGAGAAGACCGCATTACACCGGCAAAAAAAGTAGCTATGGCGCTGGCAGAACTCATCAATACCCGGTATCCTAAGGATACCCTGGATATTGTAGTTTTTGGAAACGATGCCTGGCCCATTACCGTAAAAGACCTGCCTTATTTGCAGGTTGGCCCTTACCATACCAATACCTTTGCAGGGCTGGAGCTGGCCACGGACCTGCTGCGCAGACGCAAAACGCACAACAAACAGATCTTTATGATTACCGATGGCAAGCCTACCTGCCTGAAAGAAAACGGCCGCTATTATAAAAACAGCGTAGGACTCGACAGAAAAGTGATCAGCAAAACCCTGAACATGGCAGCCCAGTGTAAGCGCCTGGGAATTCCTATTACCACCTTTATGATTGCCAAAGACCCCTATTTGCAGCAATTTGTAAGGGAGTTTACACAAATCAACGGCGGAAGGGCATTTTATAGCTCACTGAACGGATTGGGAGAATATATTTTTGAAGATTACATTAAGAACAGGAGAAAGACAGTCAGATAA